A window from Luteibacter flocculans encodes these proteins:
- the tyrS gene encoding tyrosine--tRNA ligase, translating to MNELDQALALIARGADEIIKKDDLEARLKLGRPLRIKAGFDPTAPDLHLGHTVLLNKMRQFQDLGHQVIFLIGDFTGMIGDPTGKNVTRKPLTREDVLANAETYAEQVYKVLDRDKTELRFNSEWFGKMGAADMIRLAAQHTVARMLERDDFAKRYKSEQPIAIHEFLYPLVQGYDSVALECDVELGGTDQKFNLLMGRALQEHHGQPPQIVLTMPLLEGLDGVNKMSKSLGNYIGINEPAIDIVTKTMKIGDELMWRWYELLSFEVSLDELATMKADIASGALNPRDAKLRLARELATRFHDAASAEQAIAGWHAVVRGEGDTSLLPMTEIVAPPEGFRLAALLTAAGVTPSNSEANRKLKERAVKIDGDVVEDAARVFTAGFEGVLQVGKRNFARIRLI from the coding sequence ATGAACGAGCTGGACCAGGCCCTGGCGCTGATCGCCCGCGGCGCCGACGAGATCATCAAGAAGGACGACCTCGAGGCGCGTCTCAAGCTGGGGCGCCCGCTGCGCATCAAGGCGGGCTTCGACCCGACGGCGCCGGACCTGCATCTGGGCCATACGGTGTTGCTCAACAAGATGCGCCAGTTCCAGGACCTGGGTCACCAGGTCATCTTCCTGATCGGTGACTTCACGGGAATGATCGGCGATCCGACCGGCAAGAACGTGACGCGCAAGCCGCTGACCCGCGAGGACGTGCTGGCCAACGCGGAAACCTACGCCGAGCAGGTCTACAAGGTGCTCGACCGCGACAAGACGGAGCTTCGCTTCAATTCCGAGTGGTTCGGCAAGATGGGCGCGGCGGACATGATCCGCCTCGCCGCGCAGCACACGGTGGCGCGCATGCTCGAGCGCGACGATTTCGCCAAGCGTTACAAGTCGGAGCAGCCGATCGCGATCCACGAGTTCCTCTACCCCCTGGTGCAGGGGTATGACTCGGTGGCCCTCGAATGTGACGTGGAACTCGGCGGCACGGACCAGAAGTTCAACCTGCTGATGGGGCGTGCCCTGCAGGAGCACCACGGCCAGCCGCCGCAGATCGTGCTAACCATGCCTCTGCTCGAGGGGCTGGACGGCGTCAACAAGATGTCCAAGTCCCTGGGCAACTACATAGGCATCAACGAGCCGGCCATCGATATCGTCACCAAGACGATGAAGATCGGCGACGAGCTCATGTGGCGTTGGTACGAGCTGTTGAGCTTCGAGGTGTCGCTGGACGAATTGGCCACCATGAAGGCCGATATCGCCTCGGGTGCGCTGAATCCACGCGATGCCAAGCTGCGCCTCGCGCGCGAACTCGCTACGCGCTTCCACGACGCGGCGAGCGCCGAACAGGCGATTGCCGGCTGGCATGCGGTGGTGAGGGGCGAGGGCGATACGTCCCTGCTTCCCATGACGGAGATCGTTGCGCCGCCTGAGGGCTTTCGACTGGCGGCTCTACTGACGGCTGCCGGCGTCACGCCGAGCAACTCGGAAGCGAATCGCAAGCTCAAGGAGCGTGCAGTGAAGATCGACGGCGACGTGGTGGAGGACGCTGCGCGCGTCTTCACGGCCGGTTTCGAGGGTGTGCTCCAAGTGGGCAAGCGAAACTTCGCCCGCATCCGTCTGATTTAA